Sequence from the Fibrobacter succinogenes genome:
CGCGTTACTCACCCGTTCGCCGCTCGGCATTGCTGCCTCGCTCGACTTGCATGTATAAGACACGCCACCAGCGTTCGTTCTGAGCCAGGATCAAACTCTTCATTGATTTTATAATAGTCTGTCCTGTTTTCCGTAAAAGACTTCCAAGAAATTTTCTTGGGCCGTCACTAAGCATATCTCCGATTCCTTCAATCTTCCCGAAAGTCTCGCGGGCTTTCGCTTTTTCCTTCGTTCTCGGCTTTCGTTTCTTCGTTTCGGCCTCGTCTCTCAGGAACGGCGCCAATTATAGAATTTTCAGGAACATTTGCAAGGGGTAAATTCGAAAAAATTTCACTTTTTTTCACTTTTTTCGTTAAAAACGACGGGTCGGGGCACGCCATGACGGTTTTATTCCAAACATTGGGCAATTTTTTCCGAAACCATGGCGCTTCGTTTCAAGGCACTTGGTGTTTTTCCTAAAAACCAGGACGTGTCGTGCACTTTTTAAAGGGAGGTGCCCGCTCGGTAGCGGACATGACAGGCGCAAGGACAGCTCATAATGGCGACCCTGCAGCAAGTGCGGGCATGACAGGCGCAAGGAAAAACGCACAAAAACCGAGGTGACAGCACAAAAAAAATCCCGGAAGGGATACTTCCGGGACACATATTCCAATAAATTTATTCGTACACAGGACTAGTAGGTCTTTGCCTTGTCTGCAGCCAGCTGGTCAGGATCGCAGTATTCACCCTGTGCATTGGGAGTTTTGCTACAGGCGTCCGTGGTGATAAATTCACCGCCCTTGTATTTAGACCAGTCTGACTGGAACAATATCTTGGTTTCAATGGATGTGCTGATTGTAGTCTGATACTTGTCAACCAAGTACTGCGGACATTCAACTTCTTCCCACTGATAAGTCGGGTTATCAGCGGCCATATACCAATCGGCAAACCAGTGGCAACCGCGAAGCAGGTTCGGATACTTGGAGTCACCAAAGGCAGCATCGCACATGTCCTTGACGCAACTCTGGTAGCATTCCAGCGAGCCATCATAACCGCACTTTTCTCCGTTCTGGCAGTATGTCAAGAAGCCGCCATAAGTAGCACCCCATTCAATGCCAGGCTTGGTAATTTGAAGCTGCAAGGCATTGAAGATGCCCGGTCCACCGCCCGGTACCATAAGGTCGAACTGGCCAGGTTTCACATCGTGACCGATGTTGGATGCCATCACGATGATATGCTTACCCTTAAGGGCCTTGTGCGTTCCCTTGGGAGCATTATTGCCATCGGCATCTTTAAAGCTACCGTCATACTGTAGATGGAAACACTTACCACACGAAGTTGTCGCATCGCTACCAGCAACGAAAGCATATGCCAAAGTATCATTCACAGCTACAGGGGCCATGTCAGTACAAGTGAAGCCGCCACCAGATGCAGGGCTTGCTTCCTGACATGCGTTTGGCGTATTCTGAATACCAACCCAGTAGCGTTCCAAGCCCTTGCTATAAGTGAACGTTGGAATTTCAATATCGTGGATATTGCAGACACGGGCCGTGTAATGCCTAGACTCGTATTCTGCCTGGGTATTGATCTTGGGCTTGCCTTCGGCGCCATCGGTACTCGTCTGGGAGCAATGAGCCTTGCAGGCGTCCCAATAGCGGGTATTCCAGCCGCTAGTGCCATTGCCAAGAATATTCTTGAGCGTGGGCACAGGGTACAACTTGACGTCTTCTTCGGGATTGCCAACAACCTTGACAGTTCCATTGCTGCTAGAACTTTCGGCAGCAGACGAAGTCGGTTCAACTGCAGAACTCCCCGGATTGACAGCAGAACTAGACTGCGGCGGAAGAACGCCAGAGCTAGAACCAGGATTTACCGGACCCGTGCTGGAGCTTGAACCAGGATTAACAGCGCTAGAAACCGGCGTTGCAGAAGAACCCGGAATAGCAGTACCTGCACTAGAACTACTTTCAATCCCCGGCATAGAACCAGCTTCGCAACGCTGCTGTGCACTCAAGTTGACGTTAGAGATGAGAACATTGCCCGCGTCATCCACAATGCTTGTCCCGTTAAAAATGCCAACAGGATTGTCCACAACGTCCGTGACTTTGTTATCATCACCAATAATCCAATAAGAGTTGCCCACTTCAAGCAACCAACCAGAATGGGTCAAAGTCATGTAAGAACAGACGTTTGACGGAGTAGGGCCCACCGGCGGCGTAAATGGAGATGGGGAATCATCCGAACAGGCGCCAAACATTGAAACAGCGCCCACAGCAAGCAAAGAGCTCAATAAACGTTTTTTCATAATTTTCCTTTTTACACACTTCCTCTAAAACTAGATTTTATTAGAACAAAAGGCACAAAAAAAAGTTTTTTGAAAGAGAATTAATAAAAGAAAAAGGCCGCGCATTACACGCAAGCCTTTTAAAGGGGACAGGTTGTAGGTTATAGGATTTAGGAAAAGTATCATGCGCTCCGCACATCCATATTAGACGACGAAGTCGCGATAATTAACCTATAGCCTAATACCTATTACCTAACTCCTAGTCGCGGAACTTCACCTGCTTGGTGCCGGCGACAACTTCACCGATCTGCGTCCACTTTTCGCCCTTAGCTTCGAGGTGAGCAACAACTTCAGCCTTGTCAGCCGGATCAATGAACAAGAGCATGCCCATGCCCATGTTGAACGTAGAGTACATTTCGTCCTTTTCGACAGAGCCAGCCTGCTGGATCAACTTGAAGATCATCGGAGGATCCCACGTGGTGCGGTCGATAATCACGTCAACGTTGTCCGGAAGGATACGCGGGATGTTGCCCTGGTAGCCAGAACCCGTAATGTGAGCAAGACCCTGAATCTTCTTCTTGTTGCAGAGGTCGATGAGGCTCGGGTAGTAGCTGCGGTGCGGTGTAGCAAGAGCTTCGCCGATGGACTTGTCCATGCCATCCACAACGGTGTCAACCTTGTAGCCAGCCACGTCAAAGAGCACCTTACGAGCAAGAGAATAACCGTTTGTATGAAGACCAGTAGACGGAAGACCGAGAATGATCGTACCCGGCTTGATCTTCTTACCATCGATGATGTTTTCGCGTTCGACGACACCCACGATAGTACCAGAAATATCGTAGTCACCCGGACCATAGAAGCCCGGCATTTCAGCAGTTTCACCACCGATCAAGACGAGATCGTTTTCACGGCAAGCCTTTGCCATACCGGCAACGAGCTTGTCCATGACACCCGGTTCCAGACGGCCCGTAGCCACGTAATCCAAGAAAAACAGCGGACGTGCGCCCTGAACAAGAATATCATCGCAGCAGTGGTTCACGATGTCCTGGCCCGGCAGTTCGTGCGTACCCATTTCGATATCGACCTTGAGCTTGGTGCCGACACCGTCAACAGAACTCACGAGGACAGGGTCCTTCATGCCGAGGTGGTTCAAAGTGAACAGGCCACCGAAGTTGCCCACGTCGCCGAGAACGCCCTGGTTGAATGTGGTACGGACGGACTTCTTGACACCGACCATTGCCTCATCGGCACGTGCCAAGGAAACTCCTGCGTCTGCGTAATTCATCTTTTTTCCTTTGCCCTACGAGCGGGCAGCGATTTGGCCCTATTTACGGGCGCTTTGTTTTTTCATCAATATTTCTGAGCGCATCAAGGATGAGGCTTGTCGTATCCGTCATCTGGTTGATGTTTACAACATCAGGCATCACATGCGTGTCTAGCTTGAATAACGTGTCATCGCCCCACGAAAGCATCTTTTCAAGAGCATCCGGCCCTGCAAGCTTGCCGCACTTGGCACAGCAGATTCGGCCATCCTGGAAGGCGATAAAGCCATGTTCCCCGGCACATTCGAAAATAACCGTACCAGTGATATAGCTCTTTTCCATCGTTTGCGCAAAATCTATAAACGGAAGCACTTTCGCCGAAGCCAAAAGCGACAAACGTTCGAACTCGTCAAACGCCTCATCTTTTGCACGGAGTCGGTTCGCCATCACCTTGTAAAGGTAAACCATGACACTTGGATTCTTCTCCAAGAACTTCAAAAACTCCGCCTTAGGGATGTGGAGCACCGTGCAGCCGTCTTCCGCGGCAACAATCGTATTATCGGAGGGCTCATTACACAGAATGGACGTTTCACCAAAGCAAGAACCGCTTTCCAAAGTCGCAAGCGCGCTATAGTGACCATCTGGCAGAATCTGACCGCAAATCGTGGCGCATCCACTCTGCAAAACGCAAAAGAATTCGCCATCAACTCCGCCCTGAAGAATAATCTCCCCGGCGTCGTATTCGCGAATTTGGGCATTCAACAGTAAAAAATCCGCATACTCTCTTGGCACCTGTTGCAAAAACGGTACACCAAGATCATATTGAGCGGCAATCCAATCTCCAATACCTGCGTGTGACATCATACGTTAAAAATTATAGATATTTCTGTACCATTTGTAACTAGTATCGATCGAATTTACGCTCGGAACAGTGCCTTTTATGCATTTTGTAAGATTCCAGAGGAGTTCCGCCGGCCGGGTGATGGCACCTTCGTAAAAATCGTTACCACCCCCAGGCCCCTTGCGCCCGTCATTCTGGAAAATTTTTTTCTCCCTGAAAGCCTTGATATTTTTCACACGAGGCTCAAGCGAGAGGATTTCATCGACAGTACCAAATGCAGACGGATTCACCCACATGTCCACGCTATCGGCAAGCGCATAAACCTGCTCGAACGAGAACGTTAGTTCACGGGAAGTATCGGAAGCCCACAAGTAGCAGCCGCCCGCATCGCGAACCAAGTTCGCCGTAAAACTGTTGCCGCCAGAAGCATGCCAAACACCACCGTAAGACATGCCTGCCAAAACGCGAGGACAGGATTTAGTAGGCGGTAGGAAGTCGGAAGTCGGAAGTGAGTCACTTGCAGAAGAAGCTATCATTTTTTTCAATGTTTCGTACTTATTCTTCTCTTGTTCAAAAATGGTATCGGCTTGAGCGCGGAGGCCAAACAGAATTCCGTACAACTTAATCCATTCCAGCTTTGCAAGTGCGCTGCTTTCTTGCCACTCCGACGTGAGCATCAACGGCAAGTTCGTTCTTGCAATTTGTTCGTAGTTGTCATAATCGCCGCCCGTAGTAAAGTCTAGAACCAGGTCCGGACTTAACGCCATGAGCTTTTCCAAGGCGCCCGCATCGTAACCAATGCTTGCGACAGATTTCTGCCGAGCGCGTTCGTACAAAATACTATCCACAATGTACTGCCCATCCGAGACGCCAATAATGTTGTCTCGAAGTCCAAGCCTAAGCATATATCCGACCTGCGCAGTCGAAAGCGCCACCACCCGCTTGAGCGGAACACGCAGCACGAACGCAGACTGCCATTTTTCTGGGAACCCCCGACGGCGCAAATCCGTCCCCAAACCAGCAGCCGCAGAATCCATCATCACATACTTGTGAACAAGCGTATCCTTCCCGACCACGGAGCGCACAACGGCGACATCCACCCCGCATAGCTTGCCAATCGAGAAATAATCGCTCCCCACCGGCTCAAACTGTACGGAATCGCTACAAGCAGCCACCTTCGACTCTTGCTTGTCGCTGTTGCAGCCAACTACAAAAAAAACTCCCGCCAGAGTACCGCAAAAACACAAAATCGGCAAAAATAAATGCAAAAAACGCCCTATTTTGCCGTTTTTCAATATTCCTTCGTAAATTTTCATGCACAAAACCGTAAGATAATGTATTTTATTGTTTGACTTCATATCTCTTTTATGAGATTTCCTATTAGGAGAGAGCCTGTATGAAAACAAAAATAGCCTCTTTATGCGCGGCTGCGGTATTTAGTATTCTTGCATTTGCCACTTCTTCATCTGCAGCCGAAGAAGGATTCTATGACAAGGACCACATCCGTGGCTTTGTTTCCTTTGGCGCCGACTTCCGCGGCATGACCGAATCATTCCACGATTACGTCAACAAAGTTGCCTTCATAGGACTTAAAGAAGGTACACTCAGACACAAGGGTGATTCCACAGTCTACCGATTCGCCACCAACCCCAAATACAGTCAGTTCAACGAATTCTACCCAGCCCTCCATTTTAATATTGGTGCACAATACAAGCAATTCCTGACTTGGTTCGACATCAACTTTGCTTTAACGCAGATTTCTGAAAGACCGGCAAAAAACGTACAAGGCATGGACGAGAATGGAAAGCTCTCTCCATTCCCTCTCTACGACGCACGCTGGTTCAACTATGGCGCGGACTGGATGTTCGGCTGGAAGGTTCTCGGCGAAGACGAGTTCTTCAACTTGATTCCGGCTATAGGTATCGGTTTCAACATGATGAACATCCACTTCACGTCGAACTACATCGTCACCAATACGTCGTCCTCGGAAGAAATCATCACACGCGACCGCTACTATAGCACCATCGCCGCCACGTTCAACGCAGAACTCGAAGCTCGCATACAACTTGAACAATTCTCCGTAGGCCTCTATGGCGGTTACCGCGTAGTACGTTACAACGAACTCAACGTCGAAGGATCAAACCTCGACACCGAGAACTTCAACACCGACAACGATGGCGACACCTGGTTCGTAGGTCTCCGCTTCACCTGGACGTTCTTGAGCCCCTGGGCCAAAAAGCAGCAAGACAAGCTTTAAAACAACATAGCTTTTAGACGAGCCCTGCCACTGCAGGGCTTTTTTCGTATCTAGCGTTTTCGTAACTGCATTTAGGTTCATCAATCGAATCCACAATTTTTTTCAAATACGTTCGCCAAGCGCTCGAATGTGACGGATGCTGGCTGTAAGGCAACATGAACAAATTCCTTGCGACACCATGCTTAGGCGGATACTTTTCGGCCACATCTTCCATAGCAACGTAATAACCGCTCAGTTCACGCAAGCACGAATCCGTTTTCCAGTAAACAGGCGTATCGCCCTTTAAATACTCAAAATTCCAGCCCAGCAAAAGCATGGGCACTCCTTCTCGCTTGAGCCGTTCCGGCAGCGTCGAATACTGCCCCTGTGTACTTAGCAGTACAAGAACATCAATCTTGTGATAGTAAGCATAAAGGTACGCATCTTCGACAAGCTGCATGTTCGGCCCCATTTTATCGGCCCGCGTGGGTAAATTGTAATGGACTTCAAAGCCCGCAAGCGTAAGCTGTTTTTCAAAGCGTTCCATGCCATCCCCGATGGGCGATTCAGCGACATCGGTACTCCGGACATACGGATGGTAGTAGTGCCCCTCGACCTCCACCGGACATGCCTCCCTGCCCAAAAGCCTTACAGCGTAATCCCTCACCCATCCTTTTAACGCTCTAAGATCAATACGTGAATGGTAACGATGATACTTGAGATAATACTCATTCACCTTTTTAAGCGTGTAGCCGTCCAAGAAAAAGCCAACGCGCAATACGGACAATTTGCTCGACATAAAACCTCCCGATATGTTAATGAGCTTCTACCTTATTAACACGCTTTTTTGTCGAGTTTGTCCTAAAATTTTTTGTAAAAAAATATTAGTGGTTAGGGAATGAAAATTTCGTTATTTTCCATCAACTACGCCCATAAATAAGTTCGCATTCCCTTGCGTAACAGACAAGACGGCCTTTTGCTCGCCCAAATGCTTGGGCCATTGGAATTGCAATTCCGTACCATCCATCTGCTTTTCAAACAAAAGCTGGCCATTTAGCGAGAACATGTGAACCTTTTTTGTTCCAGGCAAAGGCGTGGTGATATTTACGATTCCGTTTTGCGAGATGACACTTGCTTGCTGCGGTGAAGTTTTAGATACAGCTATAGAAGATGCCGAAACAGGACGTGTTTCCGAAATCGCTATAAATATCACACCAGTTGAACTGCTAGACATTTCTTTCATCCTACCCCACTTAAAACATGCGTTGATTTATATCTTTTATACGCATGTTCGTCAATTTCATTAGCACATGCATACCAATCTATGTACAAATGCTCCCTTACCTTTTTTGATTGATTGCCGCTATCTTTACTCAAAAAACCAACGTGAGGCCATATCTTCAAATTGGATCCACTTGATGATTCTCCAGCATAAATCATAAAAGCATACTCAACAACACCATTGCCATTATTATCGTACTGTAAAAGCCCATTTAATGAATAAAGTTACTATTTTACAATCAAAATAAATAGCATTACGCATAAATTTACACATGAAATTCATGGGAGAGTTTTTTGTCAATTCTCGCCCAACCTCGGCAATTCTTTATAGACCACAACAAAAAAAAGTTCCTGCCTCAAAAAAGCACAATAGAAACGCAGCAGGAAAATTTCTTAAAGATTCACCATCTAAAATAATCAAGTACTAAAGATGCCGGAACAGGGTCCGGCGTGACGTTCTTGCAATAAACATTACTTGCAGTCATCTCCTCCAATTGGAGGGGATTTTTTTCAACTTCACTACTATCCTAAACAAATTTGAAAACGACGATTTCATTTGAAAATTGCCAGTTTTTTCATGCCACGCTCCTCACGGTAGCTGTTCGAAATGTCCTTGAAAAAAGTCGCAGTAGATTTTCTCGGAGCCTTTTATTGTTCGCGTAGGCTAGATTGGAGGGAATCCTATTAAATAGGCCCCAGTCGATATGCTATTGCATCTGGCGGAAAATTTGATTATTTACTAACCGGATATAGATTTTAAATATCCGCATCTACTTCAGACCTAAATCAACTTGCGGTCGTTGAGGTCATCGAGGAGCGAACCCGGCATCCATTTCTTTTGCTTTTGGTAATCCGGATCGTCGAGCTTTTTACGTTGTTCGTTAGCCTTGGTTTCATCGCCAGCATCGTGATAGATGCGGATGAGATTCAAGATGGAGCACCAATAGCGAATGGTTTTTCCGGTGCGTTCGAGATAATCGGCAGCGCTCTTTTCGTAGATGGCGGCAGCTTCGTCATAGCGATTTAGCCTGTAAAGCATGTCGGCCTTGATTTGGAGCATCACCGGATGGTTCGGTGCCTTTTTGAGCCCACGTTCGGCAAGCGAAAGCCCTGTCTTGAAATCCTTGCGGTCATAGTGCATCCAGATGAGCGGCGTCAAGAACAGCGGCCAGAATCGGGCCGAGCGCAAAGAACCGGAATCGAGAATCTTGAGGTATGCCTCGCGATTGTCCGACTTGAACGGAAGCCATCCAAAGCTATTATCGATGTAATAGGCGTAAATCGAGTAAAACGCCTTCGATTCAAAATCCTTGGCATCTTCAAACTGATTTGCAGCCGAGCGGGTCTGCATGGCGCCCTTGACGGAGTGTCCCGTTTCCGTGAGCACATAGCCAATCTCGAAATTGCGGAGCGCATCCCACAAGCCTTCGGTCTTGCAGGTTTCGAGATTCTTGGCGGCAACCTTGAGCGACGTGGTATCGCCCTTGTCGTCGTACATGCTCACGCGAATGATGTTCTGGAACACGCAGCCAACGCCATCGTTTTCGAGGCGGAGCTTGCGAGCCAGGTTGAACGCTTCGACATAGTTAAGTTCCATCGTTTTTTGCGTGATCTTTTCGGCAAGTTCGTTTTGAGCCGGAGAAAGCGCAAAAGTATTTTCGTCGGCAAACGAAAAGCCGGCGACCATTAAAAGCGGAACGATGAATCTCTTTAACATTATGGACAATTTAGAAACTTTTGATGTAGCACACCACATTCCACTTTGGAATATGGCAAAGACTTGTTTCCGAATGTAAAAAAATATATAAATACAATAGATGCCAATAAGAAATAAACATCTTATCAACAAAATTAGATAATTTTAAACTCTAAGTTGTTGAGGCACGGGAAGTTATAATGAGTTGAATGAGAGATATTCCAGAAGGATGAAAATGAATGTAGGCTAAAAACATTTAAACGGAGGTTTCCATGAAGATGCTCCAGAAAACGCAGACCACGGCTCTTTACTACCTGTTCCATACGGGCTTCCAGACCTTCAAGGAACGGATTAAAGATGAACTGACTTCTACGAGCGGCGTAAACCTTGAAGACATCATGGACGACTCGAACCTATATGCCTACTACCAGCAAGGCGAATCGGCAGATTTTGTGGCAGCATGCATTGCCGCGTACTGCTAAAATATAATTCTCCTCCTAGTAAAAGGCCCTGTGGTTTTTGCCACAGGGTTCTTTTTTATAAGAGCGATTAGAATTGTATGGAATCCCTCCCTGACGGTCGAGAATGACCATAGCCGCGATACTCGCCTTGTAGGGAGTCTCCTAGCGGAGTGACTGCGGCGCGAGACGTTATTTCTTTTTCTTGGGCTTGGCGTTCTTTTCGGCAACATCCTGCTTTTCGCAGGCCGTGACGACTTCGAACTTGCCCTTGTTTACG
This genomic interval carries:
- the purM gene encoding phosphoribosylformylglycinamidine cyclo-ligase — translated: MNYADAGVSLARADEAMVGVKKSVRTTFNQGVLGDVGNFGGLFTLNHLGMKDPVLVSSVDGVGTKLKVDIEMGTHELPGQDIVNHCCDDILVQGARPLFFLDYVATGRLEPGVMDKLVAGMAKACRENDLVLIGGETAEMPGFYGPGDYDISGTIVGVVERENIIDGKKIKPGTIILGLPSTGLHTNGYSLARKVLFDVAGYKVDTVVDGMDKSIGEALATPHRSYYPSLIDLCNKKKIQGLAHITGSGYQGNIPRILPDNVDVIIDRTTWDPPMIFKLIQQAGSVEKDEMYSTFNMGMGMLLFIDPADKAEVVAHLEAKGEKWTQIGEVVAGTKQVKFRD
- a CDS encoding NYN domain-containing protein — its product is MSSKLSVLRVGFFLDGYTLKKVNEYYLKYHRYHSRIDLRALKGWVRDYAVRLLGREACPVEVEGHYYHPYVRSTDVAESPIGDGMERFEKQLTLAGFEVHYNLPTRADKMGPNMQLVEDAYLYAYYHKIDVLVLLSTQGQYSTLPERLKREGVPMLLLGWNFEYLKGDTPVYWKTDSCLRELSGYYVAMEDVAEKYPPKHGVARNLFMLPYSQHPSHSSAWRTYLKKIVDSIDEPKCSYENARYEKSPAVAGLV
- a CDS encoding M48 family metallopeptidase — encoded protein: MLKRFIVPLLMVAGFSFADENTFALSPAQNELAEKITQKTMELNYVEAFNLARKLRLENDGVGCVFQNIIRVSMYDDKGDTTSLKVAAKNLETCKTEGLWDALRNFEIGYVLTETGHSVKGAMQTRSAANQFEDAKDFESKAFYSIYAYYIDNSFGWLPFKSDNREAYLKILDSGSLRSARFWPLFLTPLIWMHYDRKDFKTGLSLAERGLKKAPNHPVMLQIKADMLYRLNRYDEAAAIYEKSAADYLERTGKTIRYWCSILNLIRIYHDAGDETKANEQRKKLDDPDYQKQKKWMPGSLLDDLNDRKLI
- a CDS encoding cyclic nucleotide-binding domain-containing protein, producing MMSHAGIGDWIAAQYDLGVPFLQQVPREYADFLLLNAQIREYDAGEIILQGGVDGEFFCVLQSGCATICGQILPDGHYSALATLESGSCFGETSILCNEPSDNTIVAAEDGCTVLHIPKAEFLKFLEKNPSVMVYLYKVMANRLRAKDEAFDEFERLSLLASAKVLPFIDFAQTMEKSYITGTVIFECAGEHGFIAFQDGRICCAKCGKLAGPDALEKMLSWGDDTLFKLDTHVMPDVVNINQMTDTTSLILDALRNIDEKTKRP
- a CDS encoding glycosyl hydrolase family 5, producing the protein MKKRLLSSLLAVGAVSMFGACSDDSPSPFTPPVGPTPSNVCSYMTLTHSGWLLEVGNSYWIIGDDNKVTDVVDNPVGIFNGTSIVDDAGNVLISNVNLSAQQRCEAGSMPGIESSSSAGTAIPGSSATPVSSAVNPGSSSSTGPVNPGSSSGVLPPQSSSAVNPGSSAVEPTSSAAESSSSNGTVKVVGNPEEDVKLYPVPTLKNILGNGTSGWNTRYWDACKAHCSQTSTDGAEGKPKINTQAEYESRHYTARVCNIHDIEIPTFTYSKGLERYWVGIQNTPNACQEASPASGGGFTCTDMAPVAVNDTLAYAFVAGSDATTSCGKCFHLQYDGSFKDADGNNAPKGTHKALKGKHIIVMASNIGHDVKPGQFDLMVPGGGPGIFNALQLQITKPGIEWGATYGGFLTYCQNGEKCGYDGSLECYQSCVKDMCDAAFGDSKYPNLLRGCHWFADWYMAADNPTYQWEEVECPQYLVDKYQTTISTSIETKILFQSDWSKYKGGEFITTDACSKTPNAQGEYCDPDQLAADKAKTY
- a CDS encoding ABC transporter substrate-binding protein encodes the protein MAACSDSVQFEPVGSDYFSIGKLCGVDVAVVRSVVGKDTLVHKYVMMDSAAAGLGTDLRRRGFPEKWQSAFVLRVPLKRVVALSTAQVGYMLRLGLRDNIIGVSDGQYIVDSILYERARQKSVASIGYDAGALEKLMALSPDLVLDFTTGGDYDNYEQIARTNLPLMLTSEWQESSALAKLEWIKLYGILFGLRAQADTIFEQEKNKYETLKKMIASSASDSLPTSDFLPPTKSCPRVLAGMSYGGVWHASGGNSFTANLVRDAGGCYLWASDTSRELTFSFEQVYALADSVDMWVNPSAFGTVDEILSLEPRVKNIKAFREKKIFQNDGRKGPGGGNDFYEGAITRPAELLWNLTKCIKGTVPSVNSIDTSYKWYRNIYNF